A genomic stretch from Coffea arabica cultivar ET-39 chromosome 10c, Coffea Arabica ET-39 HiFi, whole genome shotgun sequence includes:
- the LOC113713245 gene encoding putative late blight resistance protein homolog R1A-10: MDAAVVGAVLQGIIPYLLQLIKENRELISSNFDKIDDLYKNLCLLNKFMVKYTEDHYKDDILMGLADEIRMRVYEVEDVLETYIVEESLYRKKNFVRKVVGSIKHLSDLKSIGKTIQELSKRVEQTRSDNRGYVPVLVEGVKRNNAISKDNQLEGYPEADRIIGFEDAADHVLKLIDVKSEAEEQSTSEAAQQSESKLKVVSIHGMLGLGKTTLANKVLTDPNIEFQFLTRILVSVTKKYEKKEVLLSILRSLKINISDQNMSEVDLVNKVREELKYKYLVVVDDVWDGENWDNLKGAFPDNNNGSRVIITTRDVRVAQYVSPKCEPYQLRFMKLQEAEELLRMKVFEENKCPEELKPNERLILEKCDGLPLAIVVTGGILKANPKDANWWKDVLDEVPPLVDKKKVERIDRYIRLSYDNLHHEVKPCFLYLGVFPENLEIQVWKVLQLWIAEGFIPQHETASLERMAEQYFRELVDRNLLIVGKRTLSGKIKTCRIHDTLREFCKKTAKAEDLFQAIHKNTNPSSSRRLCCINSQFSEYILGGQPADKVRSFLSFGQDETKYNEDPNSSIFKPFKLLRVFDISSIYINFPGRFPPKLPNLVLLKFIAINFNLKNLPKSMSSLRNLETLIVHTTEPTLDIQADIWMMTKLRLLHTNTTAFLPKCQDESSSIEYLQTMSTISPHSLTKQVLGRTKKLKKLGISGSLATLVKSNGDSDLFECLCRLSSLENLKLHSDESKLLALPQPDKFPKNLKTLSLRKTGLEWNIHMRILGGLQSLEVLKLKDKAFVGAEWKTEKGGFRSLKVLFIGDTDLDNWEVKGDDLPELRCLILKRIKSLEQMPSDFEHMKNLERIDLERTNRWLVKSAKDIQKSRPQIKLSVYPPEK, encoded by the exons ATGGATGCAGCTGTTGTAGGAGCCGTATTACAAGGTATCATACCATATTTGCTGCAGCTGATCAAAGAAAATCGGGAGTTAATCAGCAGCAATTTCGACAAAATCGATGATCTGTACAAAAACCTCTGTCTCTTGAATAAGTTCATGGTTAAGTACACTGAAGATCACTACAAAGACGACATCCTGATGGGACTGGCGGATGAGATCAGGATGCGGGTATACGAAGTTGAAGATGTTCTGGAAACCTACATCGTCGAAGAGTCACTGTACAggaaaaagaatttcgtccgtAAAGTGGTTGGCAGCATAAAACACCTAAGTGATCTTAAGAGCATCGGGAAAACCATCCAAGAGCTCAGTAAAAGGGTCGAGCAAACGCGGAGTGATAACAGGGGCTACGTCCCTGTCTTGGTGGAAGGGGTCAAAAGAAATAATGCGATTTCTAAAGACAATCAG CTTGAAGGCTATCCAGAGGCAGACAGAATCATTGGCTTTGAGGATGCAGCTGATCACGTATTGAAACTTATTGACGTCAAATCTGAGGCAGAGGAGCAGAGCACATCCGAGGCAGCACAACAAAGTGAGTCAAAGCTAAAAGTAGTGTCAATTCATGGCATGCTTGGCCTAGGAAAGACAACACTTGCAAATAAGGTCTTGACCGACCCAAAcattgaatttcaatttcttactcGTATATTGGTTAGTGTTACAAAAAAATACGAGAAGAAAGAAGTGCTTCTTAGTATCCTAAGGTCATTGAAGATCAATATTTCAGATCAGAACATGTCAGAGGTAGACTTAGTTAATAAGGTCCGAGAGGAATTGAAGTACAAGTATTTGGTTGTGGTGGATGATGTTTGGGACGGAGAAAATTGGGACAATCTGAAGGGTGCTTTCCCAGACAACAACAATGGTAGTCGGGTGATCATAACTACTCGAGATGTGCGTGTTGCCCAATATGTTTCACCAAAGTGTGAACCCTACCAATTGCGATTTATGAAATTACAAGAGGCTGAAGAATTACTAAGGATGAAGgtttttgaagaaaacaaatgtcCAGAGGAACTGAAACCCAATGAAAGGTTGATTCTGGAAAAGTGCGACGGGCTACCACTAGCAATAGTGGTGACAGGAGGTATCCTTAAAGCCAATCCAAAAGATGCAAATTGGTGGAAGGATGTGCTTGATGAAGTTCCTCCATTagttgataaaaaaaaagtggaacGGATTGATCGTTACATAAGACTAAGCTATGATAACTTGCATCACGAGGTCAAACCGTGTTTTCTCTACCTTGGTGTCTTCCCTGAGAATTTGGAGATCCAAGTCTGGAAAGTGTTACAATTGTGGATCGCTGAAGGGTTTATTCCCCAACATGAGACAGCAAGTCTGGAGAGAATGGCAGAGCAATATTTCAGGGAGTTGGTTGATAGGAATTTATTGATTGTGGGAAAGAGAACTTTAAGCGGTAAGATAAAGACTTGTCGCATTCATGACACGCTGCGTGAATTCTGCAAGAAGACGGCCAAAGCAGAAgatcttttccaagcaattcaCAAGAATACCAATCCATCTTCCAGCCGTCGACTTTGTTGCATTAACTCTCAATTCTCGGAGTATATTCTTGGAGGACAGCCTGCTGATAAAGTCCGATCATTCTTGAGCTTTGGTCAGGATGAAACTAAGTATAATGAAGATCCCAACTCAAGTATATTTAAGCCCTTCAAACTACTCCGAGTGTTCGATATTTCATCCATATACATTAACTTCCCTGGTCGTTTCCCCCCCAAACTACCCAACCTTGTTCTCCTAAAGTTCATTGCCATCAATTTCAACCTCAAAAACTTACCCAAGAGCATGTCTAGCTTGCGTAACTTGGAAACCCTTATAGTTCACACAACGGAACCAACCCTTGATATACAAGCAGACATTTGGATGATGACAAAGCTAAGGCTTCTACATACTAATACCACCGCATTCTTGCCGAAGTGTCAGGATGAATCCTCCAGCATTGAATACTTACAAACTATGTCCACAATTTCACCTCACAGTCTGACGAAGCAAGTGCTTGGGAGGACTAAGAAACTCAAGAAGCTTGGTATAAGTGGGAGTTTAGCCACTCTTGTGAAGTCCAATGGTGATTCTGATTTGTTTGAATGTCTTTGCAGGCTAAGCTCCCTTGAAAATTTGAAGTTACACAGTGATGAGTCCAAGCTGCTTGCCCTTCCTCAACCAGACAAATTTCCAAAAAACCTTAAAACATTGAGTCTGCGTAAGACCGGTCTGGAATGGAATATTCATATGCGTATTCTCGGAGGGCTCCAGTCTCTTGAGGTTCTCAAGCTGAAGGATAAAGCTTTTGTAGGAGCGGAGTGGAAGACAGAAAAAGGGGGTTTTCGTTCTCTTAAAGTTTTGTTCATTGGAGATACAGATTTAGATAATTGGGAGGTTAAAGGAGATGATCTCCCAGAACTGAGATGCCTTATCCTCAAGCGTATCAAATCTCTTGAGCAGATGCCATCTGACTTTGAACACATGAAGAACCTCGAGAGGATTGACCTAGAGCGTACCAACAGGTGGCTAGTTAAATCTGCCAAGGACATTCAAAAATCAAGGCCACAAATTAAGCTTAGTGTTTATCCACCAGAAAAGTGA